GCGTCAATCCACGTGATCGACGGCATGCTCGTCGGCGATCTCGCGGATCGCGACAAGACGAGCGCGGTCCACGCGAAGGTCCGCGCGGCGAGGATCCGGGCGCGGCTCGACGACAGCGCCGTCACCGCCTGCGACTACGGGGCGATGAAGCAGGCGATCCTCACTGTCCTGAGCAAGAACAAGGAGGCGCTCCGAGCGGTGGTCGCCGCGTTCTCTTGAGCGAGAGCCCCTACCGCTTCCGGTCGAAGACCTCGTTCAGCGTCTCGGCCGTGAGCAGTGCTTCACCCCAACGGTCGAGCTGGGCGCTATCGGCCGCGTTGATTCGTGCGAGGACAGCCGAGGATACCTTGCCGAAGCGGTGTCGGAGCTGCCGAACCAGGAGCTCCCGGCGTCCCTCATTCTTGACTTGTTCGTACATCGCCGTGGCGCTCATGACGATCGCTTTCTCGTAGGGGTCCGACAGTCTCGACGCTCTCGCCGCAAGAGAGTGTAGCACGCCGACGGCCCCGGTCGCGGCGGTGCGCTCCCACGCCGCTTCGGGAAGCGTACCGAGCTCTTCCAGCGCGTCCCTGAGCACCTTCTTCGCGCCCATCAAGCGCAAGACGAGCGTGTCACGCACGCGCGGGAGCTCGCCCACGACCACGAGGTGCAGAGGCAGCACCGGCTCCTTCATTCGATAGAAACCCGCTGGCCACCCCTTGAGCGGCTCGGCGAGGAGCTCCTTCAAGACAGCCTTGGGGCGTTCGCTCGTGACCAGCCACATCGGAGGTACGTCGGCCGAGACACGGAGCGAGCGTCGACGCCGGCGCCGATACACGCCGAGCTGCTTCGCGAGGCAATCGAGCGCCTGCGCAACGTTCAGCGCGCCGTGGAACACCTCGAACGCACACGACTCCGCGATCATCTTCCCGAAGAGCCCCGGCGGCAGCGACTTCGTCACGTCACGCTCGAACCACACGTCGATCCATTGCGGGTCGTTCGACACCTCGTGCTGGAGCTCGGCGCGGCCCGCGCATTCGAGCGCGCCGTCGAGGAGCTGCTTGGCCGTCTGGTCGTAGGGGATTCGAGTCACGCCGCCATCATCCACGGCGGCCGTCGACGCAGCAACATCGTCAAGCTTCGAGCGCCCATCGGCGACTCGATCATCGACGGCGCCGGCCATCACGCCAACGCCGCTCACGAGAAAGGAAACGAGCCATGAACCATCGCCCCATTTCGCAGATTGCACGCGTCCTCGCCAGCCGCGCGAGCTACAGCTTC
This genomic stretch from Labilithrix sp. harbors:
- a CDS encoding DUF4351 domain-containing protein; amino-acid sequence: MSGVGVMAGAVDDRVADGRSKLDDVAASTAAVDDGGVTRIPYDQTAKQLLDGALECAGRAELQHEVSNDPQWIDVWFERDVTKSLPPGLFGKMIAESCAFEVFHGALNVAQALDCLAKQLGVYRRRRRRSLRVSADVPPMWLVTSERPKAVLKELLAEPLKGWPAGFYRMKEPVLPLHLVVVGELPRVRDTLVLRLMGAKKVLRDALEELGTLPEAAWERTAATGAVGVLHSLAARASRLSDPYEKAIVMSATAMYEQVKNEGRRELLVRQLRHRFGKVSSAVLARINAADSAQLDRWGEALLTAETLNEVFDRKR